From the Oxobacter pfennigii genome, one window contains:
- a CDS encoding DUF2812 domain-containing protein has translation MKAIKRRFEQFLFYDYTSIETHLAEMAAKGWQLKKITPFYWEYRRTEPQKITYAVTYFSEASEFNPYPTENQQTFHEYCKEAGWNLITEWAQMQIFCTEQENPTPIETDELVKLKAIHRAMKKNFLPSSALLLLLSLFQIILQLYTVKDNPVYLLSNGTALFTAATWNILAVYILVNLTGYIFWYRKSMKSVDMGEACIKSSSGYKKISHFLLFLEGILIALAAFHILSQRSGWMIILGIVNITVLIALVLAIKNALKRVKASRQVNLTVTMVSCVVLSLLLTGAMAWGIFRGVNAGWFGNQPDETYTTIQPNGSTWTWDIFHDSLPLKVEDLQYVDYDRYSYEWTARESFILAQFDARQNSFPDDRYAPELKYEIVKVKLPALFNLCLNDYLDQYHYEKDVPQEDKRYFKKTDDPTWQADAVYQLYQQNEGLDEYILCWSNRIVYIDFDEIPTAEQIDIAAEKLSK, from the coding sequence ATGAAAGCGATAAAGCGTAGATTTGAACAGTTCCTGTTCTATGACTATACAAGTATTGAAACCCATCTGGCGGAAATGGCCGCTAAGGGTTGGCAGCTAAAAAAAATCACCCCATTTTATTGGGAGTACCGCAGAACAGAGCCACAGAAGATTACCTATGCCGTTACTTACTTCTCCGAAGCTTCGGAATTCAACCCTTATCCTACGGAGAATCAGCAGACTTTCCATGAATACTGCAAGGAAGCTGGCTGGAATCTAATAACAGAGTGGGCGCAGATGCAGATATTCTGTACGGAACAGGAAAATCCAACGCCTATTGAAACAGACGAATTAGTTAAACTCAAAGCAATCCACCGGGCCATGAAAAAAAACTTCCTGCCCAGCAGTGCGTTGCTGCTGCTCTTGTCCCTGTTTCAGATTATTTTGCAGTTATACACAGTTAAAGATAATCCGGTTTACCTGCTGTCAAACGGCACGGCTCTTTTCACGGCGGCAACCTGGAATATCCTTGCTGTCTATATACTGGTAAACTTAACCGGTTATATATTCTGGTATCGAAAGTCCATGAAATCGGTTGATATGGGAGAAGCCTGCATTAAGAGCAGCAGCGGCTATAAGAAAATATCGCATTTTTTGCTGTTCTTGGAAGGAATACTAATAGCCTTGGCCGCATTTCACATATTATCACAACGCTCTGGTTGGATGATAATTTTAGGGATAGTAAATATAACAGTTTTAATTGCCTTGGTGCTCGCAATCAAGAATGCTCTTAAGCGGGTGAAGGCTTCAAGACAGGTCAATCTAACCGTTACGATGGTTTCCTGCGTGGTTTTGTCCTTGCTTCTGACCGGCGCCATGGCTTGGGGCATTTTCAGGGGAGTGAATGCCGGCTGGTTTGGCAATCAACCGGATGAAACCTATACCACCATACAACCGAATGGCAGCACCTGGACCTGGGATATTTTCCATGATTCGCTGCCTTTGAAGGTTGAGGATTTACAGTATGTGGATTATGACCGCTACTCCTACGAATGGACGGCAAGAGAATCTTTTATTCTGGCTCAGTTTGATGCACGGCAAAACTCTTTTCCCGATGACCGGTATGCTCCCGAATTGAAATATGAGATTGTAAAGGTTAAGCTGCCTGCATTGTTTAACCTCTGCCTGAATGATTATTTAGACCAATATCACTATGAAAAGGACGTCCCCCAAGAAGATAAAAGGTACTTCAAGAAGACGGATGACCCCACGTGGCAGGCTGATGCAGTTTATCAGCTATATCAGCAAAATGAGGGACTGGATGAATACATCCTCTGTTGGAGCAACCGGATTGTTTACATCGATTTTGATGAAATTCCAACAGCAGAGCAAATTGACATTGCAGCTGAAAAATTGAGCAAATAA
- a CDS encoding PadR family transcriptional regulator, translating into MAREKFQTLTEQMFYILLCLQSECYGMDIMEKVRTMTAGRVSVGPGTLYNLLESFLKAGMICETKVEGRRRSYLITGTGMQALEEEYKRLMTLTADYRQYSASKGGSSDESDKA; encoded by the coding sequence GTGGCAAGAGAAAAGTTTCAAACGTTGACGGAGCAGATGTTTTACATCCTTCTCTGTTTACAATCGGAATGCTATGGCATGGACATTATGGAAAAGGTCCGCACCATGACCGCTGGACGGGTATCCGTCGGTCCCGGTACTCTCTATAATCTTCTGGAGAGTTTTTTGAAAGCCGGCATGATTTGCGAAACGAAGGTCGAAGGCCGCAGGCGCAGTTATTTGATTACCGGAACAGGTATGCAGGCCCTTGAGGAGGAATATAAGCGGTTGATGACACTGACGGCCGACTACCGGCAATATTCGGCAAGTAAAGGAGGCAGCTCTGATGAAAGCGATAAAGCGTAG
- a CDS encoding methyltransferase family protein — protein MNAFLTVIPLILIRFGLLSILDKKALKRAAFFAPLIGKEKAAYWFYQVSNILIFVYVCLLKITTNPYWFYAGLVIYGLGVLLCLVSVSNFAKPDDNGINLKGLYRVSRNPMYVAYFIYFLGCVLLTQSLILLAILLVFQVSAHWIILSEERWCVKKFGEEYINYMNKVRRYI, from the coding sequence ATGAATGCATTTTTGACAGTAATACCACTTATACTTATAAGGTTCGGGCTTTTAAGCATATTAGACAAAAAAGCGTTAAAACGTGCGGCTTTCTTCGCTCCATTGATTGGAAAAGAAAAGGCGGCATACTGGTTTTATCAGGTTTCAAACATTCTGATTTTTGTATATGTGTGCTTACTCAAGATTACGACTAATCCGTATTGGTTTTATGCAGGTTTGGTGATATATGGATTAGGAGTCTTATTGTGTCTTGTGTCCGTATCAAATTTTGCAAAACCTGACGATAATGGTATCAATCTTAAAGGACTCTACCGGGTTTCCCGCAATCCGATGTATGTGGCATATTTTATTTATTTTTTAGGTTGTGTGCTGCTTACTCAGTCGTTGATACTGCTTGCAATACTATTAGTATTTCAGGTATCAGCGCATTGGATTATCCTATCGGAAGAAAGATGGTGCGTAAAGAAATTTGGGGAAGAGTACATAAATTATATGAATAAAGTAAGGCGTTATATCTAA
- a CDS encoding VOC family protein, with translation MKYVCTLIAVKDIEQSKKFYHDLLGQEVIEDLGANVTLTGGFALQTSKSWQGFIHKKESEIAYGNNDAELYFEEDDIDGFMDKLNSFEVEYVHPLKEHSWGQCVVRFYDPDKHIIEVGENMAVVVKRFIDGGLTVEQTALRMDVPVDYVKALLA, from the coding sequence ATGAAATATGTGTGTACATTGATTGCCGTAAAAGATATAGAGCAATCAAAGAAATTTTACCATGATTTGCTGGGCCAGGAGGTCATCGAAGATTTGGGTGCAAATGTGACGCTGACAGGAGGCTTTGCACTGCAGACTTCGAAAAGCTGGCAGGGGTTTATTCACAAGAAAGAGAGCGAAATTGCATATGGAAACAACGATGCGGAACTGTATTTTGAAGAAGATGACATAGACGGCTTTATGGATAAGCTGAACAGTTTTGAAGTTGAATATGTGCACCCGCTAAAAGAACATTCATGGGGCCAGTGCGTTGTGCGTTTCTATGATCCGGACAAACACATTATTGAGGTTGGAGAAAATATGGCAGTCGTTGTAAAAAGATTTATTGACGGGGGCCTGACAGTTGAACAAACTGCCCTTCGTATGGATGTCCCCGTAGATTATGTGAAAGCGTTGCTGGCGTAA
- a CDS encoding DUF3885 domain-containing protein — translation MKLKRQLQIILNKHNGYEGILSQLTSPYALYQKLSPGSPYRSEDMGGGVNPEYTESCVQIAVKLYESIAFKEDLIVVYEDRYSEGNLEEVAFVESCLISREASELATFLWKCRPEEGDCTAAGDLKEGNYTCTRRLYGVKGIDTKRLFREIIMSDIGGSYELASKVFIIDMESACIFHLYDDRGAVISAPEGNILSGIGTEHDDVPEAEYIFSVHSGHFHWLKADGDDPEDLCLHGLVSVGIGAEKFSYPCTVSAAALQMLKTLTENHEPTYFGGKMLPCCGHTLYANDKLDEVDITGCENGIDWAVRHEGERIRLITASGRETLVGFVLYRRVICKFADAVEYFYKKASPKQIPQENGLDRDGYMAFWQEWHRRR, via the coding sequence ATGAAATTAAAAAGACAATTGCAAATAATTTTAAATAAACATAACGGCTATGAGGGTATTTTGTCCCAGCTGACTTCCCCGTATGCTCTGTATCAGAAGTTGTCTCCAGGCAGTCCATACCGTTCGGAGGATATGGGAGGAGGCGTTAATCCCGAATATACAGAGAGCTGTGTACAAATTGCTGTTAAGCTCTATGAAAGCATTGCTTTTAAAGAAGACCTGATTGTTGTTTATGAAGACAGGTACAGTGAGGGAAACCTGGAGGAAGTAGCTTTTGTGGAAAGCTGTCTGATTTCAAGGGAAGCATCCGAGCTCGCCACCTTTTTATGGAAATGCCGGCCGGAGGAAGGAGATTGCACTGCCGCCGGGGATTTAAAGGAAGGAAACTATACCTGCACCCGCCGGCTGTATGGGGTCAAAGGCATTGACACCAAACGCCTGTTCAGAGAAATAATTATGTCTGATATAGGCGGCAGTTACGAGCTTGCTTCTAAAGTGTTCATCATTGACATGGAATCCGCCTGTATATTCCACCTTTACGACGATCGCGGAGCAGTGATTTCCGCGCCTGAAGGAAATATATTATCCGGCATCGGAACGGAGCATGATGATGTGCCGGAGGCAGAATATATTTTTTCTGTCCATTCCGGACATTTTCATTGGTTAAAAGCTGACGGCGACGACCCGGAGGACTTATGCCTGCACGGGCTGGTATCGGTAGGAATAGGGGCTGAGAAGTTTTCCTATCCTTGCACGGTCAGCGCTGCGGCCTTGCAGATGCTCAAAACCCTGACAGAAAATCACGAGCCCACATACTTTGGCGGGAAGATGCTTCCCTGCTGCGGTCATACCTTATATGCCAATGATAAGCTGGATGAGGTTGATATCACCGGATGTGAAAACGGTATCGACTGGGCCGTACGCCATGAGGGGGAAAGAATACGGTTAATTACGGCAAGCGGGCGGGAAACTCTTGTAGGGTTTGTGCTTTACCGCCGGGTGATATGCAAATTTGCCGATGCGGTGGAGTACTTTTACAAAAAGGCCTCTCCTAAACAGATACCGCAGGAAAACGGTCTGGACCGGGACGGTTATATGGCTTTTTGGCAGGAATGGCATAGGAGGAGATAA
- a CDS encoding methyltetrahydrofolate cobalamin methyltransferase: protein MIVIGEKINGTIPSVKKAIEEKDEEFIRNLAVKQAEAGADYIDVCASTAPEIEVETLKWMMDIIQNAVDKPLCIDSPNPRMIEKVFEYAKKPGIINSVSEEGDKCEVIFPLMKGTDWQVIALTCDNKGIPSDVQARVDITKRIVEKAANYDIAPDRIHVDPLVMAMSAENKSLPNFVEALTKIKELYPTIKITSGLSNISFGMPLRRVINQHFLTIAMFVGMDSAIMDPVNRDLYTSLITIEALMGQDRLCRSFTNAYRKNKIGPVKIE from the coding sequence ATGATAGTAATTGGAGAAAAAATCAACGGAACAATACCAAGTGTAAAGAAGGCCATTGAAGAAAAAGATGAAGAATTTATCCGCAATCTTGCTGTTAAGCAGGCTGAGGCAGGAGCTGATTACATTGATGTTTGTGCCAGCACAGCACCGGAAATTGAAGTGGAAACTCTCAAATGGATGATGGATATAATACAGAATGCTGTAGATAAGCCCCTTTGTATTGACAGCCCTAACCCAAGAATGATAGAGAAGGTTTTTGAGTATGCCAAAAAACCCGGCATAATAAACTCTGTTTCAGAAGAAGGAGATAAATGCGAAGTAATATTTCCTTTAATGAAGGGGACTGACTGGCAGGTTATAGCATTGACATGTGACAATAAGGGAATTCCCTCCGATGTTCAGGCGAGGGTGGATATAACAAAGAGAATAGTAGAAAAGGCTGCAAACTATGATATTGCACCGGACAGGATTCACGTAGATCCTCTTGTAATGGCAATGTCTGCAGAGAATAAATCACTTCCAAACTTTGTGGAAGCACTTACAAAAATCAAAGAATTATATCCAACGATTAAGATTACATCGGGATTAAGCAATATATCCTTCGGTATGCCATTAAGAAGGGTTATAAACCAGCATTTTTTAACAATAGCAATGTTCGTTGGAATGGATTCAGCAATAATGGATCCTGTAAATCGGGATTTGTATACTTCACTTATAACAATTGAAGCATTAATGGGACAGGACAGGCTGTGCAGAAGCTTCACCAACGCATACCGTAAGAACAAGATAGGGCCGGTAAAAATTGAATAA
- a CDS encoding SLC13 family permease — MLKKSYKFWINLLSGPLVCLLVYLIPIPGMDPNGHITVALFAWLIFWWMLKPVPWVITSFVPILFFTATGLLSIKEIASFYGNPIFQLLMGVFLLSIAIEKHGIGERLTLSILTVKWIKGSVIRTMFMFMVVSAILASIISASGLAVLIPIGTATITNLVKKYEEKGIEVSPARLGTTFTLAALYGAEAGCVMTPLGAPHNMISLSLLENTTRITITFTQWMFTGVIIGIILLLLGYWVIKWLFKPGVENLPGEFEEFKNQLKALGPISKSEKMVIIAIVVMAVMLILPSFVSSFKFMDIYWVVTFIGLLLCMLPANESEPLLSIKDVSTKINWEITFMATTGVAMSGLLSKFGAIDYLSTQLAALNGVTTLIVAVLFTIILTNFVSGTAATTAMVTILFPIMGNIGIHPAAVARIIPALGVGMIFPWAGATAATAFSSSFLSIKDMIRGGLIMTAIFVVVCMVGYIFFVPFFGAYKIL, encoded by the coding sequence ATGTTAAAGAAGAGTTATAAATTTTGGATTAACTTATTGTCCGGTCCTTTAGTATGTCTTTTAGTTTACCTGATTCCAATACCCGGAATGGATCCAAACGGACATATAACCGTTGCTTTATTTGCCTGGTTGATATTTTGGTGGATGTTAAAGCCCGTACCATGGGTTATCACATCTTTTGTTCCTATTTTATTTTTTACTGCCACCGGTTTATTAAGTATCAAGGAGATTGCATCGTTTTATGGAAATCCCATATTCCAGTTGTTGATGGGTGTATTCCTCTTAAGTATAGCTATCGAAAAACATGGCATTGGTGAAAGACTGACACTTAGCATTTTAACTGTTAAATGGATAAAAGGCTCTGTTATACGAACGATGTTTATGTTTATGGTGGTTTCGGCTATATTAGCATCGATAATTAGCGCCAGCGGATTAGCTGTATTAATACCGATTGGCACTGCAACCATCACAAACTTGGTTAAAAAATATGAAGAAAAAGGTATTGAGGTAAGCCCTGCCAGACTTGGAACTACTTTTACTTTAGCAGCTTTATATGGAGCTGAGGCAGGATGTGTAATGACACCTTTGGGAGCACCTCATAATATGATTTCATTATCATTACTTGAAAATACAACCCGCATTACTATAACTTTTACACAATGGATGTTCACTGGGGTTATCATTGGAATAATCCTGTTACTGTTAGGATATTGGGTAATTAAATGGTTATTTAAACCAGGAGTTGAGAATCTTCCCGGTGAATTTGAGGAATTCAAAAATCAGCTAAAAGCATTAGGGCCAATATCAAAGTCCGAAAAGATGGTTATTATAGCAATAGTTGTTATGGCTGTGATGTTAATTCTTCCATCATTTGTATCATCATTTAAATTTATGGATATATATTGGGTGGTGACTTTCATAGGGCTCCTCCTATGTATGCTTCCTGCCAATGAAAGTGAACCATTGCTGTCCATAAAGGATGTATCTACAAAAATCAACTGGGAAATTACATTTATGGCAACTACCGGAGTTGCAATGTCAGGATTGTTATCCAAATTTGGGGCCATCGACTATTTGTCTACCCAATTGGCAGCGCTAAATGGAGTAACAACGTTAATTGTAGCAGTACTTTTCACAATTATACTAACTAATTTTGTTTCCGGTACTGCTGCGACCACCGCAATGGTTACGATTTTGTTCCCTATCATGGGCAATATAGGAATTCATCCCGCAGCAGTCGCAAGAATTATTCCTGCCCTGGGAGTAGGAATGATCTTCCCATGGGCGGGTGCTACGGCAGCAACAGCCTTCAGCAGCAGTTTTCTAAGTATAAAAGATATGATCAGGGGCGGGCTCATTATGACGGCAATTTTTGTAGTCGTTTGTATGGTAGGATACATATTTTTTGTACCGTTTTTTGGTGCATATAAAATATTATAG
- a CDS encoding nucleoside recognition domain-containing protein, with translation MASNQPTGNIMNDFVQGCRKGVETNLYNQVPNFIMAYVLIQILEITGLMSIIGKILGPIMGLFGLPGEAAAVLVTAFLSIAGAIGATASLVQKGTLVGIQCAILLPMIYCMGQQVQQLGRILAVAQTPKKYYGPCMIIAVINSIIAGFIMRVIVSFL, from the coding sequence ATGGCAAGTAATCAACCAACAGGTAACATAATGAATGATTTTGTCCAAGGATGCAGAAAAGGAGTAGAGACCAATTTATATAACCAGGTGCCTAACTTTATTATGGCATATGTATTAATTCAAATACTTGAAATAACAGGATTAATGTCAATAATCGGAAAAATATTAGGTCCTATAATGGGTTTATTCGGATTACCTGGTGAAGCTGCAGCTGTTCTAGTTACTGCATTTCTTTCCATAGCCGGTGCAATAGGTGCTACAGCAAGTTTAGTACAAAAAGGAACATTAGTCGGTATCCAGTGCGCAATATTACTCCCTATGATATATTGTATGGGGCAACAAGTGCAGCAATTAGGAAGAATACTTGCAGTAGCTCAAACACCTAAAAAGTATTATGGTCCATGTATGATAATAGCAGTTATAAACTCAATAATAGCTGGATTTATAATGAGAGTTATTGTTAGTTTCTTATAG
- a CDS encoding nucleoside recognition domain-containing protein has translation MGEVKLEENSMKEELLKPKVELRGYIALILAILVFSGIFANFNNILRIFDYTTLLGKYGKVFKDATAGFRGSGGIGAREGFMFALEVLPAVALALGLINVIEGQGGLKAAQRLLNPILRPLMGIPGWTGLALVGSLQSSDTGAALTSDLVNNNLITEKELGIFSAFLFSASATIGSYFSAGIALVPFFEDKLPMVLPMLVAIVCKVIGANLMRLYIIFAERRVEAKNGK, from the coding sequence ATGGGAGAAGTAAAATTAGAGGAAAATTCAATGAAGGAAGAATTATTAAAACCCAAGGTAGAATTAAGAGGTTATATAGCGCTGATCCTGGCTATATTGGTTTTTTCAGGGATATTTGCAAATTTTAATAATATATTGAGGATATTTGACTATACAACACTTTTGGGTAAGTATGGGAAGGTATTTAAAGATGCAACGGCCGGATTTAGAGGTTCAGGCGGTATAGGTGCAAGGGAAGGATTTATGTTTGCACTTGAAGTACTTCCGGCAGTTGCTTTAGCATTAGGCTTAATTAATGTAATTGAAGGACAAGGCGGACTGAAAGCCGCACAAAGATTATTAAATCCGATTTTAAGACCACTTATGGGAATCCCTGGATGGACAGGCCTGGCATTGGTCGGCAGCCTTCAAAGCAGCGATACCGGCGCTGCGCTTACTTCAGACTTAGTAAATAATAATTTAATAACAGAAAAAGAGTTAGGTATTTTTTCAGCATTTTTATTTTCCGCTTCTGCTACAATAGGTAGCTATTTTTCAGCCGGAATAGCATTGGTACCATTTTTCGAGGATAAATTGCCCATGGTGCTTCCAATGCTGGTAGCTATAGTATGTAAAGTAATAGGCGCTAATCTTATGAGATTGTATATTATTTTTGCAGAGAGAAGGGTGGAGGCAAAGAATGGCAAGTAA
- a CDS encoding cobalamin B12-binding domain-containing protein, whose protein sequence is MVDLKALTALIGELDEEKVLEVLKSFVATNPSEEEAQKVVAACQSGMAIVGELYEKGEYFVGDLIFAGELLTNAINTLKPVLGTDSSANVGSIVLGTVAGDLHDIGKNIFKSMSEAAGFVVYDLGIDQPASAFIEKVKEVKPVAVGMSGVLTLALEAMKDTVDALKEAGLRDSVKIIIGGNPVTKEACEQIGADAFTTNAAEGVKICQGWVK, encoded by the coding sequence ATGGTAGATTTAAAAGCTTTGACAGCCTTAATTGGTGAGCTGGATGAGGAAAAAGTTCTAGAGGTACTTAAAAGTTTCGTAGCCACAAACCCGTCTGAAGAAGAAGCGCAGAAAGTAGTTGCGGCCTGCCAGAGCGGCATGGCGATTGTTGGAGAGCTATATGAAAAAGGTGAATACTTTGTTGGTGACCTTATATTTGCTGGAGAATTATTAACAAACGCCATCAACACATTAAAGCCTGTATTAGGTACCGACAGCAGTGCAAATGTAGGTTCAATAGTACTTGGAACTGTTGCAGGAGATCTGCATGACATAGGTAAGAACATATTCAAGAGCATGTCTGAGGCTGCCGGGTTTGTCGTTTATGACCTAGGCATAGATCAGCCTGCCAGTGCATTTATTGAAAAAGTAAAGGAAGTAAAACCTGTAGCAGTTGGTATGAGCGGAGTATTAACTCTTGCATTGGAGGCAATGAAAGATACTGTAGACGCTCTCAAAGAAGCAGGATTAAGAGACAGTGTCAAGATTATAATCGGAGGAAACCCTGTTACTAAGGAAGCTTGTGAACAGATAGGTGCAGATGCATTCACAACTAACGCTGCTGAAGGCGTTAAGATCTGCCAAGGGTGGGTGAAGTAA
- a CDS encoding uroporphyrinogen decarboxylase family protein, which yields MIDPKALYQERLDDIIATTNHKEPKRVPVMANMSYWTLAYANAKFRDVYKDGDLLAEKYTKFLDDIYFDSTFFVGISTPFEIIEILGSKSFFISEDGTTLQHHENAAMLPEDYPEFIKDPMKFMIDVLALRKFPNLNKSREEAYETLKTALKAYVNWRACNAKVSALAKGKYGLVEVTGPSKAYAPADLIFDRLRGFAGMLTDIRRAPGLLEEAVNALSPIYTNLATSSINSPFPYSRSTLHCPTYLGAKNFERFFWSTYKEMLLKIHEKGCKTLMFLEGEWEKYYDYINELPKSSALGFIEYDDVIEAKKRVGNTITIVGGVPLNKLRFAPKQECIDFAKRIIDECAPGGGFIFSTDKALISKDDVNIDNFRAVNEFVHEYGKY from the coding sequence ATGATTGACCCAAAAGCATTGTATCAGGAAAGGCTGGATGACATAATTGCTACTACTAACCATAAAGAGCCCAAAAGGGTACCTGTTATGGCCAACATGAGTTACTGGACGTTAGCGTATGCTAATGCAAAGTTTCGCGACGTGTACAAAGATGGTGATTTACTTGCCGAAAAATACACAAAATTCTTAGACGATATATACTTTGATTCAACTTTTTTTGTCGGTATTTCTACTCCTTTTGAAATTATTGAGATATTAGGTTCAAAATCATTCTTTATATCTGAAGATGGTACAACCCTACAGCATCATGAAAATGCAGCCATGCTGCCAGAAGATTACCCTGAATTTATTAAAGATCCTATGAAATTTATGATTGATGTCCTTGCGCTAAGAAAATTTCCTAATCTGAATAAAAGCAGGGAGGAAGCGTACGAAACATTAAAAACAGCGTTAAAAGCATATGTAAATTGGCGAGCGTGTAATGCGAAGGTATCAGCTCTTGCCAAAGGGAAATATGGCCTTGTAGAAGTAACCGGACCTAGTAAAGCATACGCACCTGCTGATCTTATTTTTGATAGGCTGAGAGGCTTTGCCGGAATGCTGACAGACATAAGAAGAGCTCCTGGATTATTGGAAGAGGCTGTAAACGCTTTATCCCCTATATACACTAATCTTGCTACCAGTTCAATAAATAGTCCTTTCCCATATTCCAGATCAACGCTCCATTGCCCAACATACCTTGGTGCGAAAAATTTTGAAAGATTCTTTTGGTCGACATATAAAGAGATGCTTTTAAAAATACACGAAAAAGGCTGCAAAACACTTATGTTCCTTGAGGGTGAATGGGAAAAATACTATGACTACATTAATGAGCTGCCAAAATCATCCGCACTTGGTTTTATAGAATATGATGACGTAATTGAGGCCAAGAAAAGGGTTGGTAATACTATAACTATTGTGGGCGGCGTTCCTTTGAATAAGCTCCGTTTTGCACCAAAGCAGGAATGCATAGATTTTGCAAAGAGAATAATTGATGAATGTGCACCGGGTGGGGGTTTTATATTCTCTACTGATAAAGCACTGATCTCAAAAGATGATGTCAACATAGATAACTTTAGAGCAGTTAATGAATTTGTCCATGAATATGGAAAATATTAA
- a CDS encoding DUF1638 domain-containing protein has product MNNLIVACETLKDEVYKSLEITKCNFPVLWLDSKYHLDTTNLKLRLQYEINCHEGFDNILLVYGNCGNAVVGLEATTANLILPNTEDCISMILKKNNSAIRCFNNAYFLTGGWLESSIGLYSEFEYCCKKYGIKKTNYIFGEMLKMYNKLILIDNGTYCLDKYKAKAEMLSKLLNLELAVENGYIDIILKLFTGQWDDDFIKVKKGNSIKLEDFRIVTGNKANFFDDIGMYKNDQK; this is encoded by the coding sequence ATGAATAATCTAATAGTTGCATGTGAGACACTAAAAGATGAGGTATATAAATCGTTGGAGATAACAAAGTGCAATTTCCCAGTCTTATGGCTGGATTCAAAATATCATCTTGATACAACAAACTTAAAATTGAGGCTACAGTATGAAATTAACTGCCATGAGGGATTCGATAATATCTTGCTCGTCTATGGAAACTGTGGTAACGCAGTAGTTGGTCTTGAAGCTACAACAGCAAATCTTATTTTACCAAATACTGAAGATTGTATATCAATGATATTGAAAAAAAACAACTCTGCCATACGGTGTTTTAATAATGCATATTTTTTAACCGGAGGATGGTTAGAAAGTTCAATAGGTTTATATTCCGAATTTGAATATTGTTGTAAAAAGTATGGTATTAAAAAAACAAATTATATTTTTGGCGAAATGCTTAAAATGTATAATAAACTTATACTCATTGATAATGGTACATATTGTCTCGATAAATATAAGGCTAAAGCAGAAATGCTTTCAAAGTTGCTGAATCTAGAGCTTGCTGTGGAAAATGGCTATATTGATATCATTTTGAAACTTTTTACCGGACAATGGGATGATGACTTTATTAAAGTGAAGAAGGGTAACAGTATAAAGCTTGAGGATTTTAGAATAGTAACTGGTAATAAAGCTAATTTTTTTGACGATATTGGTATGTACAAGAATGACCAGAAGTAA
- a CDS encoding GntR family transcriptional regulator: MERQLYLNIVNNIKDKIIKGILKPGDKLPTEIEMCSIYNASKSTIRHVLVLLANEGYVYSIPRVGSYIKSPSSNNYLIRFDEMNMGENKIEKIEVKSARIIKMEEIPFVFENISSGGRAFEISRIFYTFGMPIAYDLKYMIFKKRLVIPTDELEFANFADIIRQNISLFTLKSELHVSGIDADDNLMNILGLKDSIPLLKAEQLYSDKYDKPFALSITYYKYSFAEIIAESI, encoded by the coding sequence ATGGAAAGGCAATTATATCTTAATATTGTAAATAATATAAAAGATAAGATAATAAAAGGAATACTAAAGCCAGGGGATAAGCTGCCTACAGAGATTGAAATGTGTAGTATCTATAATGCTAGTAAATCAACTATCAGGCATGTACTTGTTCTGTTAGCTAATGAAGGATATGTTTATTCCATACCTAGAGTTGGCTCTTATATTAAGAGTCCTTCTTCAAATAATTATCTAATAAGATTTGATGAAATGAATATGGGTGAAAATAAGATTGAAAAGATAGAGGTTAAAAGTGCCCGTATCATTAAAATGGAGGAAATTCCTTTTGTCTTTGAAAACATATCATCAGGAGGACGCGCATTTGAAATATCTAGAATTTTTTATACTTTTGGTATGCCTATTGCTTATGATTTAAAGTATATGATTTTTAAAAAGAGGCTGGTAATACCTACAGATGAGCTTGAATTTGCAAACTTCGCTGATATAATAAGGCAGAATATTTCTCTGTTTACCCTCAAAAGTGAGCTGCATGTGTCAGGAATAGACGCAGATGATAATCTTATGAATATTTTAGGGCTTAAAGATAGCATCCCATTATTAAAAGCTGAACAGCTTTATAGTGACAAATATGATAAGCCCTTCGCTCTTTCAATCACATATTACAAATATTCATTTGCGGAAATTATTGCAGAATCGATATAG